A stretch of DNA from bacterium:
CGGTTGCCGCGCCCGCGCGGCAGGAAGCGCTTCTCGGCCTCCTGGATCAGGTCGCGGTCCGACTTCAGGGACAGCACCTGGTAGTTCTCGCGGTGCAGGCCGGGGTCGTCGGTGACGTCGATGATCATGTCGTGCTCGCTGCAGAGGTCGTCGAGCTGCTCGGCGCGCTCGGTGCTCAGGTAGAGGGCCAGCATGGGGTTGGCCACGATCTGCAGCTGCTTCTCGCCGGTCTTGTGGTGGACGCGGTGCACCTCGCGCTCGATGCGGTTGGCCAGCGTCTCGAGGCTGAGCACCTTGCCCGCGCCGTGGCAGTAGGGGCAGTCGTCGCTGAGGAACGAGACCAGCGAGGGGCGGACGCGCTGGCGGCTCATCTCGGCCAGGCCCAGGTTGCTGACCGGGAAGACCTTGGTGCGCGCGCGGTCGTTCTTCAGGGCGTTGCGCAGCTCGTTCAGCACGCGCTTCTTGTTCCCCTCGGACTCCATGTCGATGAAGTCGACCACGATGATGCCGCCGATGTCGCGCAGGCGCAGCTGGCGGGCCACCTCGCGGGCGGCCAGCAGGTTGGTCTCGACGATGGTGTCTTCCTGGTTGTGGCGGCCGACGAAGCGGCCGGTGTTCACGTCGATCGAGACCAGCGCCTCGGTCTGCTCGATGACGATGTAGCCGCCCTTCTTCATCCACACCTTGGGCTCGGTGCTCTTGCGGATCTCCTGCTCGATGTCGTAGTGGTCGAAGACGGCCGACGCGTCGCGGTGCAGCCGGACGCGGTCCTTGATCTCGGGCGCGAAGATCTGCACGTACTTCTGGAGGCGCTTGTAGTCGTCCTTGTCGTCGATGACGAGCATGTCGACGTCGTCCTTGAAGATGTCGCGGATCAGGCCCACGACCATGCCCACGTCCTCGTGGACCAGGGCGGGCGCCTGGACCTCGCGGTCGGCGGCCTCGACCGTCAGCCACAGGTCCGACAGGTACTTGACGTCGGCGCGGATGGCCTTCTCCTCGGCCTCCTCGGCCGCGGTGCGCACGATGAAGGCGCCGGCGTCGGGGCGGGCCTCCTGCAGGATGCGCTTGAGGCGCACGCGCTCGCGGCGGTCCTCGATCTTGCGCGAGACGCCCACGTGGTGGCCCTTGGGCATGTAGACCAGGAAGCGGCCCGGCAGGCTGATGTCGGCGGTCAGGCGCGGCCCCTTGCTGCTGATGGGCTCCTTGGTGACCTGGACCAGGATCTTGTCGCCGACCTTCAGCATGTCGCCGATGTCGGGGACCTGGGCGTTGCGCCCGCTGCGGCCGCCGGCGGCGGGCAGCGGCCCGTCGACCGCCTCGACCGACTCGGGGTCCTCGTGCACCAGGTCCGAGGCGTGCAGGAAGCCCGCCCGCTCCAGCCCGATGTCGACGAAGGCCGCCTGCAGGCCCGGCTTCACCGAGGTGACCACGCCGCGGTAGAGGTTGCCCACGATCCGCTTGCTGTCGGCGCGCTCGATGAGCAGCTCGACCAGTTCGCCGTCCTCGCGGATGCCGATGCGGATCTCGTGGGGATTCGCGTTGATGATGATGTCCTTGCGCATGTCTATGGTTCCAATCTGTGGGCGGTTCAGGCCGTCAGATGACGCTGCAGCCATAACCGCTGGTTGTGTTCGCGGACCCCGTCGAGCGGCGAAGCCCAGGTCCCGTCCGGCCGGCGCATCAGCAGGGCCGTGCGCCGCAACTCGGCGTGTCGGGGTTCCGGGAGCGCGTCGCCGCAGAGGGCCGCGAGGAAATCATGGGCAGGCAGCCCGGGCTGGGCCGGGAGGCGCTGCAGGGAAAAGGTCAGCTCGACCCCGCCGTCGGGGCCGGGAGTCTCCGCCACCGCGAGCCGGTCCTCGCACAGCAGCGGGCGCACGTCCACCGCCACGTCCCCCTTGGGGCGCTGGCGCACGACGACGCGGTCCGACGCGGCCAGGAATTCCCCGGCCAGCCGGCGCACGGTCGCCACGGAAGGCCCGCCGTCCGCCGGCGGCGGCAACAGGGCCCGGTAGTCACTGCGGTCGACCCCCTGCTCGATCGACTCCGGCACGACCGGCCCCATGGGCTCGGCCGCCAGCAGGCGGATCGTCGGGGGCAACTGCCGGTTCAGCCGCGGCACCCAGTCGTGCACGTCGTGCAGCAGGGCGAGGTCCAGCAGCTCGTCGTCGCCGGCCACGCCCACCGGCAGGGGCGGGCCGAACTTGATCAGCAGGTGGGGGTGGAAGCCCTGGCTGTACGCCACCGGCAGGGCGGAGCGGCGCAGGGCCATCTGGATCAGGCGCTGGAAGTCGAGGTGGCCCAGCCAGACGGCATCGCCGTCCTTGGCGTAGCTCGCCCGGAACCAGCACTTCTCGCTCGCCCGCTCGCGCCACTTGCGCCACTGCGGGCGCTCGCGGCGCGGGTCCGCCGCATCGGCGTTGCGGGGATCGAACAGGGAGACGACGGCGGCGGTCGCCTCCGTCCCGGCGCCCGACGGCGGCGCGACCGCATCGAGCGGCAGCGCGGCCGCGATCGCGACCTGCCCCCGCGTCGCGCGCGACCCGTCGGGCAGCTCGGCGAACACGTGGGCCAGGCCGGGGCCGCAGGCCTCGCAGCGCTCGCAGCCGCCTTCGAGACGGCAGTCCGGCACCGTGGCGCCGGCCTGCGCCGACACCCACTCGCGTCGCAGGAAATCGCGGTCCACCTGGGCGAAGACGCCGTCCCAGGGCAGCGGCGCGTCCATGTCTCGCGGCGCGACGTAGCCGTCCGGATCGACGCCCGCCTCGGCGAAGGCCTGCTCCCACCGCCCGGCGTGGAACATCTCGTCCCAGCCGTCGAAGCGGGCGCCCAGGCGCCAGGCCCGCTCCACGACGTCGGCCACGGCGGCGTCGCCGAGGCCGAGCACGCCCTCCAGCCAGGACACGTCGGGGTCGCGCAGGCTGAGCTTGATGCGGCTGCCGCGCAGGCGGCTCGACAGCAGCTCGTTGCGCCGGCCCATCTCGCGCCGCGGCACCTGCCCGGCCCACTGGAAGGGGGTGTGCGCCTTCGGCGCGAAGGGCGAGAACGAGGCGGTGACCTGCGCCCCGCCGCGCGGGGCCGCGGCCACGACCTTCTCCACCAGGTCCACCGCGGCCAGCAGGTCCTCGTCGGTCTCGGTGGGCAGGCCCGTCATGAAGTAGAGCTTGATCTTCTTGGCGCCGGCGGCGAAGGCGCGCCGCACGCTGGTCATGACGTCCTGCTCGGTGACGTTCTTGTTGACCACGTCGCGCAGGCGCTGGCTGCCCGCCTCGGGCGCGAAGGTGAAGGACGACGGCCGCTCCTGCTGGACCAGGCCGTAGAGGCCCTCGTCCAGGGCGTCGACGCGCAGGCTGGGCAGCTCCAGCGACGTGCGCGCGTCGCCGATCCCCTCGAGGATGCCCGCCATCGCCGCGCCCAGGCCCGTGTAGTCGCAGGTCGAGAGCGACAGCAGCGACACCTCTTCCCAGCCGAGGTCGCGCGCGCCGGCGACGGCGCAGTCGACGACCTGGGCCACGTCGCGCTCGCGCACCGGGCGGGTGATCATCCCCGCCTGGCAGAAGCGGCAGCCCCGCACGCAGCCCCGCATGACCTCCAGCGACAGGCGGTCGTGGACCGCCTCGATCACCGGCACCAGGGTGGCCGGCGGCGGGAACGCGTTCAGGTCGCGCACGACGCGCGCCTCGGTGCGGCCCGG
This window harbors:
- a CDS encoding Rne/Rng family ribonuclease, translated to MRKDIIINANPHEIRIGIREDGELVELLIERADSKRIVGNLYRGVVTSVKPGLQAAFVDIGLERAGFLHASDLVHEDPESVEAVDGPLPAAGGRSGRNAQVPDIGDMLKVGDKILVQVTKEPISSKGPRLTADISLPGRFLVYMPKGHHVGVSRKIEDRRERVRLKRILQEARPDAGAFIVRTAAEEAEEKAIRADVKYLSDLWLTVEAADREVQAPALVHEDVGMVVGLIRDIFKDDVDMLVIDDKDDYKRLQKYVQIFAPEIKDRVRLHRDASAVFDHYDIEQEIRKSTEPKVWMKKGGYIVIEQTEALVSIDVNTGRFVGRHNQEDTIVETNLLAAREVARQLRLRDIGGIIVVDFIDMESEGNKKRVLNELRNALKNDRARTKVFPVSNLGLAEMSRQRVRPSLVSFLSDDCPYCHGAGKVLSLETLANRIEREVHRVHHKTGEKQLQIVANPMLALYLSTERAEQLDDLCSEHDMIIDVTDDPGLHRENYQVLSLKSDRDLIQEAEKRFLPRGRGNR
- a CDS encoding TIGR03936 family radical SAM-associated protein, producing MSGNAQGGRHRPDPAYDDPQRLRAALRRRVLPLVSRPGRYLGGELGASRKDWDPTRANFLLSYPDAYELGISNNGLRILYAAVNAREDAYADLAFAPWPDLEALLREGRLPLFALESGRPARAFDVIGFSLGYELCLTNLLTMLDLAGVPLRAADRGDGDPLVLVGGHCAANPTVLGPFADVVCVGDGEEALLEIADAVRDGKRAGEDRAALLARVRAVPGLWWPGKPGRTEARVVRDLNAFPPPATLVPVIEAVHDRLSLEVMRGCVRGCRFCQAGMITRPVRERDVAQVVDCAVAGARDLGWEEVSLLSLSTCDYTGLGAAMAGILEGIGDARTSLELPSLRVDALDEGLYGLVQQERPSSFTFAPEAGSQRLRDVVNKNVTEQDVMTSVRRAFAAGAKKIKLYFMTGLPTETDEDLLAAVDLVEKVVAAAPRGGAQVTASFSPFAPKAHTPFQWAGQVPRREMGRRNELLSSRLRGSRIKLSLRDPDVSWLEGVLGLGDAAVADVVERAWRLGARFDGWDEMFHAGRWEQAFAEAGVDPDGYVAPRDMDAPLPWDGVFAQVDRDFLRREWVSAQAGATVPDCRLEGGCERCEACGPGLAHVFAELPDGSRATRGQVAIAAALPLDAVAPPSGAGTEATAAVVSLFDPRNADAADPRRERPQWRKWRERASEKCWFRASYAKDGDAVWLGHLDFQRLIQMALRRSALPVAYSQGFHPHLLIKFGPPLPVGVAGDDELLDLALLHDVHDWVPRLNRQLPPTIRLLAAEPMGPVVPESIEQGVDRSDYRALLPPPADGGPSVATVRRLAGEFLAASDRVVVRQRPKGDVAVDVRPLLCEDRLAVAETPGPDGGVELTFSLQRLPAQPGLPAHDFLAALCGDALPEPRHAELRRTALLMRRPDGTWASPLDGVREHNQRLWLQRHLTA